A genomic segment from Triticum dicoccoides isolate Atlit2015 ecotype Zavitan chromosome 1A, WEW_v2.0, whole genome shotgun sequence encodes:
- the LOC119348595 gene encoding phosphatidate cytidylyltransferase, mitochondrial-like — translation MEAAAGRGLDLAGSLRDLLPPVDFCCAYGSTLTHARPDGTSMVDYILGVADPLQWHSENLARNPTHYSSWMARRGPEAVTWLADRVGVGVYFNPFVEWGDKRIKYGVVAMKDLTADILTWDQFYLSGRLQKPVHVLVDNWDIRKVNTVNLKMAAAASLLLLPKEFTEHDLYAKICGLSYMGDIRMLFAEDKYKVKKIVDGSFQPFQLMYRPLIQEYISEGILKMSDYRQQKAFKQDCGVSATNELFSSLPRMIQRRLQGRFTSNSTEILTHIPTRTLVPSKEVAAASVRTALRRRVMVSSARQAACGLLASGGLVAARYLGKKMSKALSTRCLTFF, via the exons atggaggcggcggccggaagGGGCCTGGACCTGGCCGGCTCGCTCCGGGACCTCCTCCCGCCGGTGGACTTCTGCTGCGCGTACGGCTCCACCCTCACCCACGCCCGCCCCGACGGCACCTCCATGGTCGACTACATCCTCGGCGTCGCCGACCCCCTCCAGTGGCACTCCGAG AACTTGGCGAGGAACCCCACACATTACTCTAGCTGGATGGCGCGCCGTGGCCCCGAAGCC GTCACTTGGCTCGCAgatcgtgtcggtgtcggggtctaCTTTAATCCCTTTGTCGAGTGGGGAGACAAG AGGATCAAGTATGGGGTGGTAGCGATGAAGGACCTGACGGCGGATATCTTGACCTGGGACCAGTTCTACCTAAGTGGCCGACTGCAAAAACCT GTCCATGTTCTTGTCGATAACTGGGATATAAGGAAGGTTAACACAGTTAATCTGAAAATGGCAGCTGCAGCTTCTCTGCTTCTTTTGCCAAAAGAATTCACAGAG CATGACCTATACGCAAAAATTTGCGGCCTATCTTATATGGGTGACATAAGGATGTTATTTGCCGAAGACAAATATAAG GTCAAGAAGATTGTGGACGGTAGTTTCCAGCCATTTCAATTGATGTACAGACCCCTGATACAGGAGTATATTTCTGAAGGGATACTGAAGATGTCAGATTACAGACAACAAAAGGCTTTCAAGCAG GACTGTGGTGTATCTGCAACGAATGAACTGTTCTCTTCTCTCCCGCGTATGATCCAAAGGAGACTGCAGGGAAGATTCACATCAAATAGCACAG AAATACTGACTCACATACCGACCCGCACGTTGGTTCCATCGAAAGAGGTGGCAGCGGCATCCGTCCGCACGGCTCTGAGGCGCCGCGTAATGGTTTCGAGCGCACGGCAAGCAGCTTGTGGGCTGCTCGCCTCTGGCGGCCTGGTCGCCGCGCGGTACCTGGGGAAGAAAATGTCCAAGGCCTTGAGCACCCGATGTTTGACTTTTTTTTAG
- the LOC119293676 gene encoding uncharacterized protein LOC119293676, translating to MSAMAATGAALRLRLLFRMLRVGELIAVAALLSWSSSRAPSVAAAAMRVAGSLLFSPRFVFVLGNAIVLLLLALSRRERVEPSPASSAAASSAGAGVEQGQTPAASFASFAVQTTPTPTPMPTQASEAPVVVMPAMAMAMATVPEEEEEVVKPVVSVTTRAAAAVSKARAPRRTRSEKMGRRGELSRRSASPEPLPLMRRSESDNGRRRRSSVTARDVAEVGVARGWAGTDDAEEFRRTVEAFIAKQTRFRREEESMAGTLVLVE from the coding sequence ATGTCCGCCATGGCCGCCACCGGAGCAGCGCTGCGGCTTCGCCTCCTGTTCCGGATGCTAAGGGTGGGGGAGCTCATCGCCGTCGCGGCGCTCTTGTCGTGGTCCTCCTCCCGCGCGCCGTCCGTGGCCGCCGCCGCGATGCGCGTCGCGGGCTCGCTCCTCTTCAGCCCCCGCTTCGTGTTCGTCCTCGGCAACGccatcgtgctcctcctcctcgcgctctccAGGCGCGAGCGCGTGGAGCcgtccccggcctcctccgccgcggcctcctctGCCGGCGCCGGTGTGGAGCAGGGCCAGACCCCTGCCGCCAGCTTCGCTTCGTTCGCCGTAcaaacgacgccgacgccgacgccgatgcCGACGCAGGCAAGTGAAGCGCCCGTGGTGGTGAtgccggccatggcgatggcgatggcgacggtaccggaggaggaggaggaggtggtgaagCCGGTGGTGTCGGTGACGACGCGCGCCGCGGCTGCCGTGAGCAAGGCCCGCGCGCCGAGGCGGACCCGGTCGGAGAAGATGGGCCGGCGCGGCGAGCTGTCCAGGCGGTCGGCGTCGCCGGAGCCGCTGCCGCTGATGCGGCGCTCGGAGTCTGACAACGGGCGCAGGCGGCGGTCGTCGGTGACGGCGCGGGACGTGGCGGAGGTGGGCGTGGCGCGCGGGTGGGCCGGCACGGACGACGCGGAGGAGTTCCGGCGCACCGTGGAGGCGTTCATCGCGAAGCAGACGCGGTTCCGGCGCGAGGAGGAGTCCATGGCCGGCACGCTTGTCCTGGTCGAATAA
- the LOC119348459 gene encoding uncharacterized protein LOC119348459, producing the protein MDSDVPAMGFIYGAFLDAKKEISAKFENEQQESCFQEVLDIVDKIWDNKLKRPLHRAGYFLNPYYFYENKLQILLDPTFKDGVVSCMGKMVEDVRLQDKITDELKAYQGEEGSFGRDIAKRQRKNKNFDPADWWSNHGSSAPNLRVLAMRILSLTCSSSACERNFSVFQQIHTKRRSRLLHDKMRDLVFIKFNSKLKEKRGMKNRDPIEDHTFVDVVEDEGNEWITGVVSVEGVQTGVEHEDVQVAQSTSEGEVAPSKRKIVSQSRPRKKKKLLPIYRDDELQSAESSSESEDDEMHLPVSDSK; encoded by the exons ATGGACAGCGATGTACCAGCTATGGGATTCATATACGGCGCCTTTTTGGATGCAAAGAAAGAGATCTCAGCCAAGTTTGAAAATGAACAACAAGAATCTTGTTTTCAAGAAGTGTTGGATATAGTGGATAAAATATGGGACAACAAATTGAAGAGGCCACTACATAGGGCTGGATACTTCTTAAATCCATACTACTTTTATGAAAACAAGCTACAAATTTTGTTGGATCCAACATTTAAAGATGGGGTTGTCAGTTGCATGGGAAAAATGGTGGAAGATGTTCGCCTTCAAGACAAAATCACAGATGAACTTAAGGCATATCAAGGTGAAGAGGGGTCATTTGGAAGAGACATTGCTAAAAGGCAgcggaaaaacaaaaactttgatcCAG CTGATTGGTGGTCCAATCATGGGTCAAGTGCACCGAATCTCAGGGTATTGGCGATGCGGATTTTGAGTTTGACATGCAGCTCCTCGGCTTGTGAGAGGAATTTCAGTGTTTTTCAGCAG ATTCACACAAAAAGACGCAGTAGGCTACTTCATGACAAAATGAGAGACCTTGTGTTCATCAAGTTCAACTCCAAACTAAAGGAAAAGAGAGGGATGAAAAACAGGGACCCAATTGAGGACCACACATTTGTAGATGTTGTAGAAGATGAAGGTAATGAGTGGATTACTGGTGTTGTGTCTGTTGAAGGAGTGCAAACAGGAGTTgaacatgaagatgtacaagttgcACAATCAACATCAGAAGGAGAAGTTGCTCCATCAAAAAGAAAGATAGTGTCTCAATCTCGtcctaggaagaagaagaagttgcttCCTATTTATCGTGATGATGAGTTGCAATCAGCTGAGTCTTCTTCTGAATCGGAAGATGATGAAATGCATTTACCAGTGAGTGATTCTAAATAA